From the Halorhabdus utahensis DSM 12940 genome, one window contains:
- a CDS encoding cytochrome ubiquinol oxidase subunit I: MLDGTVLFLPAEFASRVQFGWTISVHILFAALSIGLAPFIIYFTWKDIRTGSERYARLRSFWLKVFAVGFVMGTVTGIPMSFQFGTNFPGFSALAGELIGGPLAFEAKMAFFLEAVFLGVLLFGREKVSDRTYFLSSVLTGFGAWLSGFWILVVNAWMQTPQGYEMITRNGMEVAKLTDPIAAFFTPRMTWMYVHMINASVISVALLVAGVAAYIVWKKRDAKAWHTALKIAVLLLIVAAPLQAVHGDAYGRHVEDTQPQKFAAMEAHYETGTADLHLFAIPTSPDAIMNPSEENLFAISLPRVGSFLASGGDFDAVVKGLDEYEQNPPVPLVFWSFRIMVGLGFLFIGLAFWGGYLIYRDRLSDSSLYLRAMIAASPLGYAALLTGWYVTEIGRQPWVVQGELKTGEAVSSTLSSTEATLSLAAFVVIYIGLVVAALYTLRWLIEDELDELGAEPAPDDHWYGPIPGVTSDD, translated from the coding sequence ATGCTGGATGGGACAGTCCTGTTCCTTCCCGCCGAGTTCGCGAGCCGGGTACAGTTCGGCTGGACGATCAGCGTCCACATCCTGTTTGCCGCCCTCTCGATCGGGCTGGCACCCTTCATCATCTACTTCACCTGGAAGGATATCCGAACCGGCAGCGAGCGCTACGCCAGGCTACGGTCGTTCTGGCTGAAGGTCTTCGCGGTTGGATTCGTGATGGGAACGGTCACCGGAATCCCGATGAGCTTCCAGTTCGGGACGAACTTCCCGGGCTTTTCGGCACTCGCGGGTGAGTTGATCGGCGGGCCGCTGGCTTTCGAGGCGAAGATGGCGTTCTTCCTTGAAGCCGTCTTCCTCGGCGTGTTGCTGTTCGGCCGCGAGAAGGTGAGCGATCGGACGTATTTCCTCTCGTCGGTGCTGACCGGCTTCGGGGCCTGGCTTTCGGGCTTCTGGATTCTGGTCGTCAACGCCTGGATGCAGACCCCCCAGGGGTACGAGATGATCACGCGAAACGGCATGGAAGTCGCCAAGCTGACCGACCCGATTGCCGCCTTTTTCACGCCGCGGATGACCTGGATGTACGTCCATATGATCAACGCGTCAGTGATCTCCGTGGCGCTGTTGGTCGCCGGCGTCGCGGCGTACATCGTCTGGAAGAAACGCGACGCCAAAGCCTGGCACACGGCACTGAAGATAGCTGTCCTCCTCCTGATCGTCGCCGCGCCGCTGCAGGCAGTCCACGGTGATGCGTATGGCCGCCACGTCGAGGACACCCAGCCACAGAAGTTCGCCGCGATGGAGGCCCACTACGAGACGGGAACCGCCGATCTGCACCTCTTTGCGATCCCGACGAGCCCTGACGCGATCATGAATCCCAGCGAGGAGAATCTCTTTGCGATCAGTCTTCCCAGGGTCGGGTCGTTTCTCGCAAGCGGGGGTGACTTCGACGCGGTCGTGAAAGGCCTCGACGAGTACGAACAGAACCCGCCAGTTCCGCTCGTGTTCTGGTCGTTCCGCATCATGGTCGGACTCGGGTTCCTGTTCATCGGGCTGGCCTTCTGGGGTGGCTATCTCATCTATCGCGATCGATTGTCCGACAGCAGCCTGTATCTGCGAGCGATGATCGCCGCCTCGCCGCTTGGGTACGCCGCCCTGCTCACGGGGTGGTACGTCACCGAGATCGGCCGCCAGCCCTGGGTCGTCCAGGGTGAACTCAAGACCGGCGAGGCCGTCTCCTCGACGCTGTCCTCGACGGAGGCGACCCTGAGTCTGGCGGCATTCGTGGTCATCTATATCGGCCTCGTCGTGGCCGCGCTGTACACCCTCCGGTGGCTGATCGAGGACGAACTCGACGAATTGGGTGCCGAACCGGCCCCGGACGATCACTGGTACGGACCGATCCCGGGGGTGACCAGCGATGACTAA